The Opitutus sp. ER46 genome contains a region encoding:
- a CDS encoding tetratricopeptide repeat protein, with amino-acid sequence MPNRQIQDLLGGLPTVARPEALAAVPVAGKSATAQPERPRQLDVSFEWGRSEELLDCGALADPLDRLKAAAQPVTAKLTAATRFDVARDAVKQQRYAQAFQQVQGILQPVDAGVESGEADFRPFFLAGVLRLGSFFNRDPELVDLAKAEDAFMQAARRATRENTFEAALAWLAAGWSCYAAGRFEAAQVHTRAALALQPTMAEGHFQMAKILCHLERIDEARPVVERAIEIDPAYAMKASADGDFTAYQEVLVECTESVKLHARRRAKTALQRVADQNAALGLDRESPDLEESVANAIAQSAALAELANQTFADDTVHGYRRAEANADEAAGLIAALISRFQKSRLTAADMIDSTRRECERVQQLQVGGYRLVDFASSEIATATSLLNEAQANCAKQSLNAFALAESQAARARATLNAAMDRFRVRALARVSAESADVARTLAQPARSRPRGDEIKTCSLVAVLIGVCPSGCIVGAGTGTSLTGAAVVEFIVWVVALALAGALVGAFASPLCEPESSAHRQQLKLRQRALEESLAQLRAFSH; translated from the coding sequence ATGCCGAACCGCCAGATTCAGGACCTGTTGGGCGGACTGCCGACCGTGGCGCGCCCAGAGGCGCTGGCGGCCGTGCCCGTAGCGGGAAAATCCGCCACCGCCCAGCCCGAGCGCCCGCGGCAGCTCGATGTCAGCTTCGAGTGGGGTCGCAGTGAGGAACTGCTCGATTGTGGCGCGCTGGCGGATCCGCTCGACCGGTTGAAGGCGGCGGCGCAGCCGGTCACGGCGAAACTCACGGCGGCAACCCGTTTCGACGTCGCGCGCGATGCGGTGAAGCAGCAGCGATACGCCCAGGCGTTTCAACAGGTGCAGGGCATTCTCCAGCCGGTCGATGCCGGGGTGGAGTCGGGCGAGGCGGACTTCCGCCCCTTCTTCCTGGCCGGGGTGCTGCGGCTGGGCAGCTTCTTCAATCGGGATCCCGAACTCGTGGACCTGGCGAAAGCCGAGGACGCGTTCATGCAGGCGGCGCGACGTGCCACGCGCGAGAACACCTTCGAGGCGGCGCTCGCGTGGCTGGCCGCGGGCTGGAGCTGCTACGCGGCGGGCCGGTTCGAAGCCGCGCAGGTACACACGCGCGCCGCGCTGGCCCTGCAGCCGACGATGGCGGAAGGACATTTCCAGATGGCGAAGATCCTGTGTCACCTGGAACGCATCGACGAAGCGCGACCCGTGGTGGAGCGTGCGATTGAGATCGATCCTGCGTACGCCATGAAGGCGTCGGCCGACGGAGACTTCACCGCGTACCAGGAGGTCCTGGTGGAATGCACCGAGTCGGTGAAGTTGCACGCGCGGCGGCGGGCCAAGACGGCGTTGCAGCGGGTGGCGGATCAGAATGCCGCGCTCGGGCTCGACCGCGAAAGCCCGGACCTGGAGGAGTCGGTCGCCAACGCGATCGCGCAGTCGGCTGCGCTGGCCGAACTCGCGAACCAGACGTTCGCGGACGATACGGTGCATGGTTACCGCCGGGCCGAGGCCAACGCGGACGAGGCGGCGGGCCTGATTGCGGCGCTCATCAGTCGTTTCCAAAAATCGCGGCTGACCGCGGCCGACATGATCGATTCAACCCGGCGCGAATGTGAGCGGGTGCAGCAACTGCAGGTCGGCGGTTACCGCCTGGTCGACTTCGCCTCCTCGGAGATTGCGACGGCAACGTCGCTCCTGAACGAGGCCCAGGCCAACTGCGCCAAGCAGAGCCTCAACGCGTTCGCGCTGGCGGAGTCGCAGGCCGCGCGCGCGCGCGCGACGCTGAACGCCGCGATGGATCGGTTTCGCGTGCGGGCGCTGGCCCGGGTGTCGGCGGAGAGTGCGGATGTCGCACGCACGCTCGCGCAACCGGCGCGGTCGCGGCCGCGGGGCGACGAGATCAAAACCTGTTCGCTCGTGGCGGTGCTCATCGGCGTGTGTCCCAGCGGCTGCATCGTGGGCGCCGGGACGGGGACGTCGCTGACCGGCGCGGCCGTCGTCGAATTCATCGTGTGGGTCGTGGCGCTCGCGCTCGCCGGCGCCCTGGTCGGCGCGTTTGCGTCCCCGCTGTGCGAGCCGGAGAGCAGCGCGCACCGGCAACAACTCAAGCTGCGCCAGCGTGCGCTCGAGGAGAGCCTCGCGCAGCTCCGGGCTTTCTCGCACTAG
- the tyrS gene encoding tyrosine--tRNA ligase — translation MTFIEDLQWRGLLADCTDLDALTKRLSEGPVTLYCGFDPTGDSLHVGHLMGQLTLRRFQLAGHHPLALAGGATGMIGDPSGKSAERNLLTREQLAHNVSCIKDQLGRLLDFNVAGNPARLVDNADWTAPLSYLDFLRDVGKYFSLNVMLAKDSVKSRMEGDNGISYTEFSYQLLQAHDFYHLRKTYGCELQIGGSDQWGNITAGTDFIRRKLGVPAWGWTFPLITKADGTKFGKTEGGAVWLDPKKTSPYKLYQFFVNTEDAKVSEYLRKFTFLTREEIEALEARHAANPGAREAHKALAREVTRLVHGQAALEGALKASEILFGAEIGDTSEETFRDVVGEVPTRDFERAKLEAAAAPVTIIDLLLACGLAPSKGQARKDVEGGGIYLNNVRFAELGRTVATSDLLFGKYLLLRKGKRSYAVLHVR, via the coding sequence ATGACATTCATCGAAGACCTCCAGTGGCGCGGCCTCCTGGCCGACTGCACCGACCTCGACGCGCTCACCAAGCGCCTCAGCGAAGGGCCGGTCACGCTCTATTGCGGCTTCGATCCCACGGGCGACTCGCTGCACGTCGGCCACCTCATGGGCCAGCTCACCCTGCGCCGCTTCCAGCTCGCCGGCCACCACCCGCTTGCGCTCGCCGGCGGCGCGACCGGCATGATCGGCGACCCGTCGGGCAAATCCGCCGAGCGCAACCTGCTCACCCGCGAACAGCTCGCCCACAACGTCAGCTGCATCAAGGACCAGCTCGGCCGGCTCCTCGATTTCAACGTCGCCGGCAATCCCGCCCGCCTCGTCGACAATGCCGACTGGACCGCGCCACTCAGCTACCTCGATTTCCTGCGCGACGTCGGAAAGTACTTTTCGCTGAACGTCATGCTCGCGAAGGACTCCGTGAAGTCCCGCATGGAGGGCGACAACGGGATCAGCTACACCGAGTTCAGCTACCAGTTGCTGCAGGCCCACGATTTCTACCACCTCCGCAAGACCTACGGCTGCGAGCTGCAGATCGGCGGCTCCGACCAGTGGGGCAACATCACCGCCGGCACGGACTTCATCCGCCGCAAGCTCGGCGTGCCCGCCTGGGGCTGGACGTTCCCGCTCATCACCAAGGCCGATGGCACCAAGTTCGGCAAAACCGAGGGTGGCGCCGTGTGGCTCGATCCCAAGAAGACGAGCCCCTACAAGCTGTACCAGTTCTTCGTGAACACAGAGGACGCCAAGGTCTCCGAGTACCTGCGCAAGTTCACCTTCCTCACGCGCGAGGAGATCGAGGCCCTCGAGGCCCGGCACGCCGCCAATCCCGGCGCCCGCGAAGCCCACAAGGCCCTCGCCCGCGAGGTCACCCGGCTCGTGCACGGCCAGGCCGCCCTCGAGGGCGCGCTCAAGGCCAGCGAGATCCTCTTCGGCGCCGAGATCGGCGACACCTCCGAGGAGACGTTCCGCGATGTGGTCGGCGAAGTGCCCACCCGTGACTTCGAGCGCGCCAAGCTCGAGGCCGCAGCGGCGCCGGTCACGATCATTGACCTCCTCCTCGCCTGCGGGCTCGCCCCTTCAAAGGGTCAGGCGCGCAAGGACGTCGAGGGCGGTGGTATCTACCTGAACAACGTCCGGTTCGCCGAGCTCGGCCGCACCGTCGCGACGTCGGACCTGCTCTTCGGCAAGTACCTGCTTCTCCGCAAGGGCAAGCGCAGCTACGCCGTCCTGCACGTGCGCTAA
- a CDS encoding redoxin domain-containing protein yields MAIPVGTHAPDFTLKTKTADGLKDVKLSENFGQRSTVLLFFPLAFTGVCTQEMCDQSGGLADYEKLGATVYAISVDSPFAQEAWAKANRIGLTLLSDLNKTTIKAYDVVFPMLAGVGDTAARAAFVIGKDGIVKYAEQTPTPKDLPNFVAIKAALAK; encoded by the coding sequence ATGGCTATTCCAGTTGGTACCCACGCACCTGATTTCACGCTCAAGACGAAGACCGCCGATGGTCTCAAGGATGTGAAGTTGAGCGAGAATTTCGGGCAGCGCTCCACGGTCCTGTTGTTCTTCCCCCTCGCGTTCACCGGAGTGTGCACGCAGGAGATGTGCGACCAGTCGGGCGGCTTGGCCGACTATGAGAAGCTCGGCGCGACGGTGTATGCCATCAGCGTCGACAGCCCGTTCGCGCAGGAGGCTTGGGCCAAGGCGAACCGGATCGGCCTCACGCTGCTCTCGGACCTGAACAAGACCACGATCAAGGCTTACGACGTGGTGTTCCCGATGCTGGCGGGCGTGGGTGACACGGCTGCGCGCGCGGCCTTCGTCATCGGCAAGGACGGCATCGTGAAGTACGCCGAGCAAACGCCGACGCCGAAAGACCTGCCCAATTTCGTGGCGATCAAGGCCGCCCTGGCCAAATAA
- a CDS encoding aconitate hydratase, whose protein sequence is MSHPSIPNPFNTLQTFAAGGESFRFYSLPALERTGFKVSRLPVSIRLVLESLLRNCDGTRVQEGAIRALASWQPKAERTEEIPFVVARIVLQDFTGVPLLVDLAAMRAAVARMGKNPKIIEPLVPVDLVVDHSVQVDFAGSAEALKKNLELEFARNRERYQFLKWGMQAFDTFKVVPPGIGIVHQVNLEYLAQGVLKDAAGVCYPDTLVGTDSHTTMINGLGIVGWGVGGIEAEAGMLGQPVYFLTPDVVGVHLTGALREGVTATDLALTVTQMLRKAKVVGKFVEFFGPGAQALPVVDRATIANMAPEYGATMGFFPIDAECSNYLRATGRDEKQVALYEAYYRAQGLWGVPPRGAIDYSVELELDLGSVVPSVAGPKRPQDRIELPKLGQEFRSAFSRPIAENGFGKQSTELERSIHVEGAGWTRPSSGGGSQESVPGAAAEVKNTSVTTEREMANNRPTPDPVSLKSARIDGEVGHGSVLIAAITSCTNTSNPSVMLAAGLLAKKAVERGLRVNPVVKSSLAPGSRVVTDYLNKTGLQPYLDQLGFQTVGYGCTTCIGNSGPLHPAIEEAVTKNDLVAASVLSGNRNFEARVHQNIKANFLMSPPLVVAFALAGRVDIDLSQEPIGRGRDGRDVYLKEIWPTLQEVRDQLQAALKPEVFRRLYTDFAAQNPKWNEIPASVGDVYAFDPNSTYIQEPPFFTHFSMSPGVIEEIKGARALGIFGDSVTTDHISPAGAIKKSSPAGRYLTEHGVPFEEFNSYGSRRGNDRVMVRGTFANVRIKNLMLGGEEGGNTVFQPTGEKMAIFDASARHLANRTPLIVVAGQEYGTGSSRDWAAKGTNLLGVKVVVAQSFERIHRSNLVGMGVLPLQFKEGTTAQTLGLDGAETYDVLGLSPALKPQQDLTLRITRKDGRIDMVAVRCRIDTPIEIEYFQHGGILPYVLRQILGRA, encoded by the coding sequence ATGAGCCACCCGAGCATCCCCAATCCGTTCAACACCCTCCAGACGTTCGCCGCTGGCGGTGAGAGCTTCCGCTTTTATTCCCTCCCGGCGCTGGAGCGGACCGGTTTCAAGGTTTCCCGCCTGCCCGTCTCCATCCGACTCGTGCTCGAGTCGCTGTTGCGCAACTGCGACGGCACGCGAGTGCAGGAAGGCGCGATCCGCGCGCTGGCGAGCTGGCAGCCGAAAGCGGAGCGCACGGAGGAGATCCCCTTCGTGGTCGCGCGCATCGTGCTGCAGGACTTCACGGGGGTGCCGCTGCTGGTGGACCTCGCGGCCATGCGCGCGGCGGTCGCGCGGATGGGCAAGAATCCCAAGATCATCGAGCCGCTCGTGCCGGTGGATCTCGTCGTCGATCACTCGGTGCAGGTGGACTTCGCCGGCTCGGCTGAGGCGCTGAAGAAGAACCTCGAGCTGGAGTTCGCGCGCAACCGCGAGCGCTACCAGTTCCTCAAATGGGGCATGCAGGCGTTCGACACCTTCAAGGTCGTCCCGCCCGGCATCGGCATCGTGCACCAGGTCAACCTCGAGTACCTCGCGCAGGGCGTGCTCAAGGACGCGGCGGGGGTCTGCTATCCCGATACCCTCGTCGGCACCGACTCGCACACGACGATGATCAACGGCCTCGGCATCGTGGGCTGGGGCGTTGGCGGCATCGAGGCGGAGGCCGGCATGCTCGGACAGCCGGTGTATTTCCTGACGCCGGACGTCGTCGGCGTGCACCTCACCGGGGCGTTGCGCGAAGGCGTCACCGCGACCGACCTCGCGCTCACCGTCACGCAGATGCTGCGCAAGGCGAAGGTCGTCGGGAAATTCGTCGAATTTTTCGGGCCCGGCGCGCAGGCGCTGCCGGTGGTGGATCGGGCCACGATCGCCAACATGGCGCCCGAGTACGGCGCGACGATGGGGTTCTTCCCGATCGATGCCGAGTGCAGCAACTATCTCCGCGCCACGGGCCGTGATGAGAAGCAGGTCGCCCTTTATGAGGCGTACTATCGCGCCCAGGGCCTGTGGGGCGTGCCGCCCCGCGGCGCGATCGACTACTCGGTCGAGCTCGAGCTGGACCTTGGCAGCGTCGTGCCGAGCGTGGCCGGTCCCAAGCGCCCGCAGGATCGCATCGAGCTGCCGAAGCTCGGGCAGGAGTTCCGCAGCGCGTTTTCACGTCCCATCGCCGAGAACGGTTTCGGCAAGCAGTCCACCGAGCTGGAGCGCAGCATTCACGTGGAAGGCGCCGGCTGGACGCGTCCGTCCTCGGGCGGCGGCAGCCAGGAAAGCGTCCCGGGCGCGGCGGCCGAGGTGAAGAACACCAGCGTGACGACCGAGCGCGAGATGGCGAACAACCGTCCAACGCCCGATCCGGTGTCGCTGAAATCGGCGCGCATCGACGGCGAGGTCGGCCACGGCAGCGTGCTGATCGCGGCCATCACCAGTTGCACCAACACCTCGAATCCGAGCGTGATGCTGGCGGCCGGGCTGTTGGCAAAGAAGGCGGTGGAGCGCGGCCTGCGCGTGAATCCGGTCGTAAAATCGTCGCTGGCCCCGGGCTCGCGCGTGGTGACCGACTATCTCAACAAGACCGGGCTGCAGCCGTACCTCGACCAGCTGGGTTTCCAGACCGTCGGCTACGGTTGCACGACCTGCATCGGCAACTCCGGTCCGTTGCACCCCGCGATCGAGGAGGCGGTGACGAAGAACGACCTGGTCGCGGCGTCGGTGCTGTCGGGCAACCGCAACTTCGAGGCCCGCGTGCACCAGAACATCAAGGCGAACTTCCTGATGTCGCCGCCGCTCGTGGTGGCGTTCGCGCTGGCCGGCCGGGTCGACATCGACCTGAGCCAGGAGCCGATCGGCCGCGGCCGCGATGGCCGTGACGTCTACCTCAAGGAAATCTGGCCGACCCTGCAGGAGGTGCGCGATCAATTGCAGGCGGCGCTGAAGCCGGAGGTGTTCCGCCGGCTGTACACCGATTTCGCGGCGCAGAATCCGAAGTGGAACGAGATCCCGGCGTCGGTGGGCGATGTGTACGCCTTCGACCCGAACTCGACGTACATCCAGGAGCCGCCGTTCTTCACCCATTTCTCGATGAGCCCCGGCGTCATCGAGGAAATCAAGGGCGCGCGGGCGCTCGGCATTTTCGGCGACTCGGTGACGACCGACCACATCTCACCGGCGGGAGCGATCAAGAAGAGCTCGCCGGCCGGCCGCTACCTCACGGAGCACGGCGTGCCGTTCGAGGAGTTCAACTCGTACGGTTCCCGGCGTGGCAACGATCGCGTGATGGTGCGCGGCACGTTCGCCAATGTGCGCATCAAGAATCTCATGCTCGGGGGCGAGGAGGGCGGGAACACCGTCTTCCAGCCGACGGGCGAGAAGATGGCGATCTTCGACGCCTCGGCGCGGCACCTGGCCAATCGCACGCCGCTGATCGTGGTCGCGGGGCAGGAATACGGCACGGGTTCGTCCCGGGACTGGGCCGCGAAGGGCACGAACCTCCTCGGCGTGAAGGTGGTCGTCGCGCAGAGCTTCGAGCGTATCCACCGTTCCAACCTTGTCGGCATGGGCGTGCTGCCGCTGCAGTTCAAGGAGGGCACCACGGCGCAGACCCTCGGGCTCGACGGCGCGGAGACCTACGATGTGCTGGGCCTCAGCCCCGCGTTGAAGCCGCAGCAGGATCTGACGCTCCGCATCACGCGGAAGGATGGGCGGATTGACATGGTCGCGGTCCGGTGCCGCATCGATACGCCCATTGAAATCGAGTACTTCCAGCACGGCGGTATCCTGCCGTACGTCTTGCGCCAGATCCTGGGTCGCGCCTGA
- a CDS encoding STAS domain-containing protein, translating to MTDAGKPVYLVDAYSDPVVVRIDGRASFQNSGCLRDFILEMLQRGKNRFVIDFRACASMDSTFLGMLAGAAIELRKTSPAGSLVVARPGPRNLELIRNLGLHRLLTLDSGEAVPPLENCNTPLACKTRSEIETARQVLEAHEHLISVDEENRSKFQDVLTFLRSRVAQQ from the coding sequence ATGACCGACGCTGGCAAACCCGTGTATCTGGTGGATGCGTACTCCGACCCGGTGGTCGTGCGCATCGACGGGCGCGCGAGCTTCCAGAACAGCGGATGCCTGCGGGATTTTATCCTGGAGATGCTGCAGCGGGGAAAGAACCGCTTCGTGATCGATTTCCGGGCGTGCGCGAGCATGGACAGCACGTTTCTCGGCATGCTGGCGGGCGCCGCCATCGAGCTGCGCAAGACGTCGCCGGCGGGCAGTCTGGTCGTGGCGCGGCCCGGCCCGCGCAACCTCGAGCTGATTCGGAATCTTGGCCTGCACCGCCTGCTCACGCTGGACTCCGGCGAGGCGGTCCCGCCGCTGGAGAACTGCAACACGCCGCTCGCCTGCAAGACCCGCAGCGAGATTGAAACGGCGCGCCAGGTCCTCGAGGCGCACGAGCATCTCATCAGCGTCGATGAGGAAAACCGCTCCAAGTTTCAGGATGTGCTGACGTTCCTGCGCTCGCGCGTCGCACAGCAGTGA
- a CDS encoding GAF domain-containing SpoIIE family protein phosphatase, translating to MSHPVLTVILLALLLAVALSLRRARRSADAAAVAARRLREDRQRLLDFMHFMTQALGAGLSRQELQQRIVHAAIICTGALSGCFFVRTSRNTMRSVAVEGLFPPHRPLTDEVKAALTTRAKFLEHVLKAEEFPVEEGIVGRVARNRRGELLADAEADARMVKHDDPALRVRSVIVVPLVFRRQFFGVLAVTNPAGGRRFTPAEFHLMESLAEQAALALHNAEFLHLQMERRQLDLDLSLASSIQQMLLPREELRFDGVELNARYKSAQKVGGDFYDVFALSPERLGVVVGDVSGKGIPASLLMAICRTHLRQIAPRHTSPGAALVELNRTMGGDCHGQLYITLLYAIIDVRRNELTYARAGHECPLLVRRDPAAGRVRAEFGAGEGMAVGMVPDAMFAETMADHTERFEPGSVCVLYTDGLTEAPNEDGKEFSGARLADMVVAAFALPPRAVNDAVLAAAERFTGGTPQRDDFTLVTVRRV from the coding sequence ATGTCCCATCCCGTCCTCACCGTCATCCTGCTGGCATTGCTGCTCGCGGTCGCGCTTAGCCTGCGACGGGCGCGGCGGTCCGCCGACGCCGCAGCGGTGGCGGCGCGCCGGCTGCGCGAGGACCGCCAGCGGTTGCTGGACTTCATGCATTTCATGACGCAGGCGCTGGGCGCAGGGCTGTCGCGGCAGGAGCTGCAGCAGCGGATCGTCCACGCGGCGATCATCTGCACCGGCGCGCTGAGCGGCTGCTTCTTCGTGCGCACGTCGCGGAACACCATGCGCAGCGTGGCAGTGGAGGGCCTGTTTCCGCCGCACCGGCCGCTGACCGACGAGGTGAAGGCGGCGTTGACGACGCGCGCCAAGTTTCTCGAGCACGTGTTGAAGGCGGAGGAGTTCCCGGTGGAGGAGGGGATCGTCGGGCGCGTCGCCCGGAACCGGCGCGGCGAGCTGCTCGCCGACGCCGAGGCCGATGCGCGCATGGTCAAGCACGACGACCCGGCGCTGCGGGTACGTTCGGTGATCGTGGTGCCGCTGGTGTTTCGCCGGCAGTTCTTCGGCGTCCTCGCCGTGACCAACCCGGCGGGCGGCCGCCGGTTCACGCCGGCGGAGTTTCACCTGATGGAGTCGCTCGCGGAGCAGGCGGCGCTCGCGCTGCACAACGCCGAGTTCCTCCACCTGCAGATGGAGCGGCGGCAGCTCGACCTCGATCTTTCGCTCGCGAGCAGCATCCAGCAGATGCTGCTGCCGCGGGAGGAGCTGCGCTTCGACGGCGTGGAGCTCAACGCCCGGTACAAGTCGGCCCAGAAGGTGGGCGGCGACTTCTACGACGTCTTCGCGCTCTCACCGGAGCGGCTCGGCGTGGTCGTGGGTGACGTCTCCGGGAAAGGGATACCGGCCTCGCTGCTGATGGCGATTTGCCGGACGCACCTGCGCCAGATCGCGCCGCGCCACACGTCGCCCGGTGCCGCGCTGGTGGAGTTGAACCGCACCATGGGCGGCGACTGCCACGGCCAGCTCTACATCACGCTGCTGTACGCGATCATCGATGTGCGCCGCAACGAGCTGACGTATGCGCGGGCGGGCCACGAGTGCCCGCTGCTCGTGCGGCGCGATCCGGCGGCCGGTCGCGTGCGGGCGGAGTTCGGGGCGGGCGAGGGCATGGCGGTGGGCATGGTGCCGGACGCGATGTTCGCCGAGACGATGGCCGACCACACCGAGCGTTTTGAGCCGGGGAGCGTGTGCGTGCTCTACACCGACGGGCTGACGGAAGCGCCCAATGAGGACGGCAAGGAGTTCTCGGGCGCGCGGTTGGCCGACATGGTCGTGGCGGCCTTTGCGCTGCCCCCGCGGGCGGTCAACGACGCGGTCCTGGCGGCGGCCGAACGCTTCACCGGCGGCACGCCACAGCGGGACGATTTTACGCTCGTCACAGTTCGAAGAGTTTGA
- the trpB gene encoding tryptophan synthase subunit beta: MSAVSSSSPSDRFSLPDAGGHFGRYGGVFVPETLMTALQELGDVYAAARQDPEFQRELRHHLKEFAGRPTELYFAERLTEYAGGAKIYLKREDLLHTGAHKINNALAQALLARRMGKKRIIAETGAGQHGVATAAVCAKFGLECVVYMGAVDMERQALNVFRMRLMGAEVRGVEAGQKTLKEAINEAMRDWVTNVRSTHYILGSALGAHPYPMMVRDFHRVIGQEVREQILAREQRLPDEMVACVGGGSNAIGFFFEFLDEPSVRLVGVEAGGRGIKRGEHAARFEGGKLGVLQGSKTYILQNPDGQIELTHSVSAGLDYAAIGPEHAYYRDRNRVQYAYACDDEVIETFQLCSRLEGIIPALESTHALVHGLKRAKEMRKDQIIVINLSGRGDKDVNQVAKILGVTL; encoded by the coding sequence ATGTCCGCCGTTTCCTCGTCCTCCCCCTCCGATCGTTTCAGCCTGCCTGACGCGGGCGGTCACTTTGGCCGCTATGGCGGCGTGTTTGTGCCGGAGACCCTGATGACGGCGCTGCAGGAACTCGGGGACGTGTACGCGGCGGCGCGGCAGGATCCGGAGTTCCAGCGGGAGTTGCGGCACCACCTGAAGGAGTTCGCGGGACGCCCCACCGAGCTCTATTTCGCGGAGCGGCTGACCGAGTATGCGGGCGGGGCGAAGATTTACCTCAAGCGCGAGGACCTGCTGCACACGGGGGCGCACAAGATCAACAACGCGCTCGCCCAGGCCCTGCTGGCGCGCCGCATGGGCAAGAAGCGGATCATCGCCGAGACCGGGGCCGGCCAGCACGGCGTCGCGACGGCGGCGGTGTGCGCCAAGTTTGGTCTCGAGTGTGTCGTGTACATGGGCGCGGTGGACATGGAACGCCAGGCCCTGAACGTCTTCCGCATGCGGCTGATGGGCGCCGAGGTGCGCGGGGTGGAGGCCGGCCAGAAGACGCTCAAGGAGGCGATCAACGAGGCGATGCGCGACTGGGTGACCAACGTCCGCAGCACCCACTACATCCTCGGTTCGGCGCTCGGCGCGCACCCGTACCCGATGATGGTCCGCGATTTTCACCGGGTGATCGGCCAGGAGGTGCGCGAGCAGATCCTGGCGCGGGAGCAGCGCCTGCCCGACGAGATGGTGGCCTGCGTGGGCGGTGGCTCGAATGCGATCGGCTTCTTCTTCGAGTTCCTCGACGAACCCTCGGTCCGCCTGGTCGGAGTCGAGGCGGGAGGCCGCGGCATCAAGCGCGGCGAACACGCGGCCCGCTTCGAGGGCGGCAAACTCGGCGTGCTCCAGGGCAGCAAAACCTACATTCTCCAGAACCCCGATGGGCAGATCGAGCTGACGCATTCGGTGAGCGCGGGCCTGGACTACGCGGCGATCGGCCCCGAGCACGCCTATTACCGCGATCGGAACCGCGTGCAGTACGCGTACGCCTGCGACGACGAGGTGATCGAGACGTTCCAGCTTTGTTCACGCCTCGAAGGCATCATCCCGGCGCTCGAGAGCACCCATGCCCTGGTCCACGGCCTCAAGCGCGCGAAAGAGATGCGGAAGGACCAGATCATCGTGATCAACCTCTCCGGACGCGGGGACAAGGACGTGAACCAGGTCGCCAAGATTCTGGGCGTGACGCTGTGA
- a CDS encoding YicC/YloC family endoribonuclease, with the protein MRSMTGYGRATAALEEHTLTVQVSSVNRKTLDLTIAAPEEWEALEPVVAELVRKFAARGKVHVSIEMTGEKSAAATAWDEDAAAEALERLERFAAQSGVKFEPTAELLWEVANAQKREDLLPPAERAQAVVSATVTAALRAFAAMRAKEGESLFVDFIKRAQTLHRYVEAIAARAPQVPSHYREQLMKRLREAGLELDLNDERVLREIALFADRCDVSEEITRLRSHFEQFTALLKSDGEIGRKAEFLLQEIGREVNTIGSKANDLTIARSVIELKNELERIREQMANVE; encoded by the coding sequence ATGCGCAGCATGACAGGCTACGGCCGGGCCACGGCCGCACTAGAGGAGCACACGCTGACGGTCCAAGTCAGCTCCGTTAACCGCAAGACCCTCGACCTTACCATCGCGGCTCCCGAGGAGTGGGAGGCGTTGGAGCCGGTGGTCGCCGAACTCGTGCGCAAATTTGCCGCGCGCGGCAAGGTCCACGTCAGCATCGAGATGACGGGTGAGAAGTCGGCGGCTGCGACCGCGTGGGACGAGGATGCGGCCGCGGAAGCCCTGGAGCGGCTGGAACGTTTTGCAGCGCAGTCAGGCGTGAAATTCGAGCCGACTGCGGAGCTCCTCTGGGAGGTAGCCAATGCGCAAAAGCGCGAGGACCTGTTGCCTCCGGCGGAGCGGGCGCAGGCTGTGGTGAGTGCCACGGTCACGGCCGCGCTACGGGCGTTTGCCGCGATGCGCGCGAAGGAGGGCGAGTCGCTGTTCGTCGATTTCATCAAGCGGGCGCAGACGCTGCACCGATATGTCGAGGCGATCGCCGCGCGGGCGCCCCAGGTGCCCTCGCACTACCGCGAACAGCTGATGAAGCGGCTGCGCGAGGCCGGGCTGGAGCTCGACCTGAATGACGAGCGCGTGCTGCGGGAGATCGCGCTGTTCGCCGACCGCTGTGACGTCAGCGAGGAGATCACGCGCCTGCGGAGCCATTTTGAACAGTTCACGGCGCTGCTGAAGTCCGATGGCGAGATCGGCCGCAAGGCCGAGTTTCTCCTGCAGGAGATTGGCCGGGAGGTGAACACGATCGGCAGCAAGGCCAACGATCTGACGATCGCGCGGTCCGTCATTGAGCTGAAGAACGAGCTCGAGCGGATCCGCGAGCAGATGGCCAACGTGGAGTAG